From the Esox lucius isolate fEsoLuc1 chromosome 21, fEsoLuc1.pri, whole genome shotgun sequence genome, one window contains:
- the LOC105027599 gene encoding thread biopolymer filament subunit gamma, with protein MPMTHSIGSNRLSGAGSYSGGSGFTGVGYGMGLGAGLGLDGGMGMGGGAGLGFGGGGGYRSGIGMGAGGTAAFSMGRTMAAGGLGASAALAAEGSSAFLGLMPAPVLTRAAEKRTLSGLNKRFSGYMAEVRQLQQENAALEANLAQLTGGVGMTTESTGATTTTADYENQAVEYRDKLDSLTIDTVKLEIELDSIRGTAHEMKARYDFEQGVNYQLEADIATMKRDIDMAHNLKIELDANHSSLKDELDFFTQTQHEELFRIQSQLGTSSTDTSVSMIELDTCKSFDIATALNKIRTEYDQSVQEHKLKADTYYKSKMEEVQTATASTSEALTNSKAEISASKKELQGLNLELQSLANTNLTLERGMAVAHAHSDGEVGEYQTQIRTLEAAIEEAKVDLHKQILSFQELLDVKLALDVEITTYRTLLDGEDLRVSAGSLPFPGTSYTNTEAWSELTSDAESEP; from the exons ATGCCAATGACTCACTCTATCGGGTCCAACCGGCTGTCAGGGGCAGGCAGTTACAGTGGGGGCTCAGGCTTTACTGGTGTGGGCTATGGCATGGGGCTGGGTGCAGGGCTGGGGTTAGATGGAGGCATGGGGATGGGGGGTGGAGCAGGACTAGGCTTTGGGGGTGGTGGAGGCTACAGGTCTGGGATTGGTATGGGTGCTGGTGGTACTGCTGCTTTCTCTATGGGCCGTACTATGGCAGCAGGGGGGCTGGGAGCCAGTGCAGCACTTGCTGCGGAAGGATCTTCTGCTTTTCTGGGGCTCATGCCGGCTCCAGTCCTCACGCGGGCCGCAGAGAAGCGCACGCTCTCCGGGCTCAACAAGCGTTTCTCAGGCTACATGGCTGAGGTGAGGCAGCTGCAGCAGGAGAATGCGGCCCTTGAGGCCAACCTCGCCCAGCTCACTGGGGGTGTGGGTATGACCACGGAGTCCACTGGAGCCACCACCACCACGGCTGACTACGAGAACCAGGCGGTGGAGTACAGAGATAAACTGGATAGTCTCACCATTGACACGGTGAAACTGGAAATCGAGCTGGACAGCATCCGGGGAACCGCCCATGAGATGAAAGCCAG GTATGATTTTGAGCAAGGTGTAAATTATCAGCTGGAAGCAGATATTGCCACCATGAAAAGG GACATTGACATGGCCCACAATCTCAAAATTGAATTAGATGCCAACCACTCGAGCCTTAAAGATGAGCTGGATTTCTTCACCCAAACTCAGCATGAG gAGCTGTTCAGAATTCAGTCCCAACTGGGGACCTCATCAACCGACACATCAGTGTCTATGATTGAGTTGGACACTTGCAAGTCTTTTGACATTGCAACAGCCCTCAACAAGATAAGAACAGAGTATGATCAGTCAGTACAGGAGCATAAACTGAAGGCAGACACTTACTACAAAAGCAAG ATGGAGGAGGTCCAGACAGCCACTGCTAGCACTTCGGAGGCCCTCACAAACAGCAAGGCAGAGATCTCTGCCTCCAAGAAAGAACTGCAGGGCCTCAATCTAGAACTACAGAGTCTGGCCAACACA AATCTGACCTTGGAGCGAGGTATGGCTGTGGCCCATGCCCACTCTGATGGGGAAGTAGGGGAGTACCAGACCCAGATCAGAACCTTGGAGGCAGCCATCGAGGAGGCCAAGGTGGACCTGCACAAGCAAATCCTTAGCTTCCAGGAGCTGCTGGACGTCAAGCTTGCCCTGGATGTTGAGATCACTACCTACCGGACACTGCTGGATGGGGAGGACCTCAG GGTATCTGCAGGGAGCCTCCCTTTCCCAGGGACCTCCTACACTAACACAG AGGCATGGTCTGAGTTGACTTCTGATGCAGAGTCAGAGCCCTAA